ttgttattgaaagagtcattataagGGACAGTTATGCAAAATAGatgagttggataagtagaaatcatgacaacttaaatcaatttggctgcttggatcatcaatacattgtttattataccttcaaacttgcgcccgaagggcgcgccgaaaatggaaatggcagaaaatgaaagtgccaggaggtattttttcttttttcagtattccatattcttcaatacatgcacatgcaatttcagctttaaTGCATGATAAAGGTGACCCtaccccataggcttgcacaaaattttatgacccttcaaaaatgcttgcgcgaaaaatggcgacccatcccaaaaaacaccggcccaccccctgtaatttatatCCAGTCCCTTACTGGTAAATACGTACAGCTGTACGTACCCATCAACTCTGAAAAAGCCTTCTTCGTGTGCCATCTTGTGACCTCCCTTTCAATTCTTTATTCAAAACCTATATCCAAGACCTTCATAATATATTTGCTTGCACATGTTTGACCTGCTGGACGGTTCAATGTGTCTGCCCATAAGCGGCCTCGACCTAAATACCATGTACAATAGAAAAGCTGGGGGTTGGAGGATTTTAGCTTGCGGGCGTGATAGATAATTCGCAATTTTACTAGGTGACTAGCACGTAGAGTGTACAACTCCAAGGCTTACTCACAAATATAAATTTAGATTCGTATCTTTGATCATTACTGCAACAAAAAAGGGTAAATCTTATATATAGTACTGCGACctaaacatttcaaactttgcataCCTTTTGAGATTCAGTTTTACATTCACTGACATGTGAGGTCAAATCATGGATATGCATACACTGTGTGATTGTTTGAACTatgtacagacagacaaacagactgtgagagacagagacagaaatagAGCACCACAGAGAAAGTCAGTGTGAGAATATGGCATAGACTGTAAGATAGACacagaatataaaaatatgaGTTATGTACTGAAAAATTGTCctgggtcaaattttcagtTTGCGGAGATTGAAATCTTGGCAAACTGTCACAGTAATGTTGCTTCTCTTATCTAGAACTCTACCTGAATTTCATTACAATCAAACTTTCATTGCAATCACCCTAGAAGCTATAACGTTCAGAAGATTTCTGAAAGCGTATTAGAAAGCACGGCttgaaacacaaatataacATCAATTACTTGAAATAACTCTCTATTCCTAGTCTCAGTCAGGTCGAACTTTAAAACGGCTTCGTTGAAAATCCTACTGATATGGGATATTTCGATTTACACTTTTGACTTTTTCGCCAATTATTGCATCAAAACGCTCACTCTGGGCAACTGTAAAATGATTTTTCCAATCACCAACAGTACCTTTTCGCACGAACGGATTTTCGCCTTCAGATACCATACCCTCATCTACGAATGCTaagtttgacaatttatttCGCATCGCATCGACGGCAGTTGTTGTGACAACCCTCTCGATATCTTCTTTCGTCACAGGACGTTGGAGAAATTCTGCGATTTTGTCAACGACTCGGGGCAGATCTTCTTTCATTTCCTCGTATGTGACGTGGAGGACGTTGTCCTTGATGCCCTTTTGGTACCAGTCACCAACAtgtcgcacccatggtgtcaaCTGCAGTCGGCTCTCTTGAAAACTTTGCAGCGTTTGTTCCCAGCTTCCTGTAGAGTAAGCACCTTTGATAAATGCTTTCCAGAAATAATACTGAGATACCACGACATCTTTGGGATTTCTACAAATATAGATCAGCTTAACACCCTTATCTTTCAATGCTTGGCACGGGAATATGGTAGCTGGGAGGTGTGTATAAATGAGACGAGGCGATGGCAGGTCATCGATGTTAATTGTTTCAACGACATGTTGACGTATTTTGCCGAGGTAGCTCGAATACAGTGTCTGTTCTTCGAGGAATATTGCGCTTTCTGAGTGGCCAACCTTCAATAGTCCCCAGTCACCATACATGGCTTTCAGGATTTCTATCAGCCATGTTGTGCCTGATTTCGGAAAACTAGCAACCACTACATCGTTCGGCCTGAATTGGAATTTATCAGCTGCTCGGGATTCCAATTTCTTCTTGTCAAAAAGACGGAGAAATGCGTACCCATCCACCGTAAAATGGTCTGCTGCAGTTGCCATCCTGTTACCTCGCTCCCCGATTTAGCAACTATGGCCTTAAAAATCCACTCACTTTCCAGCGTCGCGTCGTGCTCGAAGATTAAATATCATGACCTGTCATCATGACCTTAGACTATGTAAACTggactaaataaataaattaaggGAGGGACCATTTTTTCTTGCGAGGGTGACAAATATGTATGGCAATGTACAATCATTAAACATTACAATAACACAACAGGACAAGCACGATGAGCAAACATTATCCAGTTCCAATCTATAGCAAGCGTTCGTATGTGGTTGTGTTTTTTCATAAACCCATCGACATTTTCGGTTTCAATAGAGGAATTTTAAAGTAGATGTTTATGTTGAGGTTCTGGCATGCTGAAGTCTACTGCATGTTGAACTGTACTCCTACTTTTATTTCGTATTTTCGAAATTAATGTGTGCTTTCCAAATTAACATTATTGTGCTTCTTGGATTACAGACTCTGGCCAAACCCTCTGTCAAATGTATTCATCTGACCTGACCTAAATTAGTCGGACACAATGTGACAATGCATTGAACGGACCCAAAAGGTCTTCTCTGATGTCTATGTTGGCGGCGCTGCATACCACTCCGCATGTCTGCAACACACTGAATTTACCAAATAGACTCCATTATATTTTCTCTTGTCAACGTACTTACAATGTGCAGTAGATTTTAGCATCCAGCAAAATCAACAGTTAACCTATTTCCAGATTTCTTCATTGAAATCTCATTGGGGTAAAATGTATAGCCGCAAATTTTGtgtgtgaatttttaatgtttcaatGAGTAATTTACGTATTGTAAGCGACTTGTTTTGTGAGCgagttttgaaatgtaatttaatgAACGTGCATGACTTTGCGATgactatttgtgaaatttgcttaGTAGCAATCGTATGGTTGAATACATACATTGCAGGCAGCGTTCACCAGCAACACATGCGCTGAAACAGTGTCTCAATCTCTCTCCCGTTCGTTCGCTCCTCATACCTACAAAGTGTGTACAGCCTAAAGTAATTAGTATTAAATATCccaattgtaaaaattgaataTAAAGGAAACCAGTTGTCCATTTCATCAAGGTTAAGCTTCCTTCGTAGCCTGCTATACACgaaaattcacttcatcatGTGACTTGATCATCATAGAGCAGTCACAAGTTCCTTCACCAAACCGTGGGTCACGGTTCCTCCCAATCTGatcaaaatcagatgtagagtatggCGACGTCTGTctaaaaatttaataaaaccaGTTTTCTGTTTCGTCAAGGTTGAGCTTCAATCCCAGCCTGCTGTACACgaaaattcacttcatcatATAACCTGATATCATAGAGCGGTCACAGGTCACTCCACTAAACCTTGGGTCACGGTTCCTCCACCAAAAAGTGGTGACAGTAAGTAAGTTAAACATGATATGTGGTAGAAAATAAGCATTTCATGATGCATCTCGCAGCTTCAAACGAAGAATAGAATAAGGTTTATCTCCACAGTTAATCATACTGTAACAGTTAATCATACTGTAACCCTGTTCTTGATATGGGACGTGCCGCATTGTTTTTACCTTATATTTACTCAATACTGAAGTCGCTCTTCCATTAGCACATCACACATTAGAATTTAGACTCAGTCGGAATGGTTAGGTTTATATATAGAaggcgagaaaaaaaattatctgttcaacgggcccgaccgacccatatttggacactccacatttttcttttttttcccgaaatcttTACGAATCTGAAGAAACGCGGAGATGTTATTCAGTGTACATCTGTATGTAAGATGAATGACCTTCACATTTTCGATGACATTAACTTGAGTGAAATTATACAGGCTATGATTTGAAGAGTAAAGGTGGAAGCGCatcacaaacattttatttggtCAAGGTGCAGGGCGGGGTTAGTACGCCGTTGAAAATAAACTATAACGCTACGTGTTCCGTATAGCTTAGAcactctgtactgtattgtttcaccggcgtttatttcacgtccgagtggttgtacagtctatattttctagtgttcctattttcagtgtttcttgaaaattctttattgttctttgagtcATCACTCGTTCCGAATTTCGTCATGGCTTTCTCCTATCGAACGTGTGATTGTAAGCAGCAATTCTCACTGCAGGACGGACATGTTTGTGTTTCCGTTGTCGAGAATGCACAAGGAGTCAACCTTGTGATATTTGTTTGACTTGGACACAGGACGAATGGTCTAATTTCGCTCCCTCGCTCGACGACGTCACCCCGGACATGCCCGGGGCTGACCCGTCAGTTTCTGAGTCACGAGTTTTGGTTGGAATGCACCGTGCTCATATGGCTGGTGACACCAACACAGAAACTAGCTCCGTTAGATTCAGTGTAGATTGAACTGTAGAAGTGAAGGCAAAGAAGCTGATGTGAGACAACCAacccatgtcaacaaaaaattgaaaaaatcatgaacgtaCTAAACAACATATCCAGTATATGTTATGTGACTAAGAAAAAGCATGAAACACACAAAAGTGTTTATATTCTCTATGTTCTGtttaagaaaaaacaaaaaaaaaaaccaaaaaaaaaaaaaaaatccgacctacctacccaactttgaagtcatcccgcccgtcaaaaacactttttttggcctaacaatGGAAAGTAACATTTCTGAATATACTGAGAAGTCGCTCTGAGTCCGTAATTTCACAAAGTGTTGATACACCAGAGCTAATAACCCAGTGTTTTGTTCAAACACTTTGacgttttgttgttttcaacaGACATTTAGTGACTCAGCCGAGAAACACTTGCCCGTATCGGgcaaaatagtggttttcaaaAATTCCAAACACTAGGTAACGGCAGAAAAATGCGTACGGTATCGCAACTATGCcattcaaatatttcacataCATATGCCTGGCAACCGCAAGGAGTATTCGATCCTCTCAGCGGACAGGCATGAAACACCAATACATTACTTTTAAGTGTGTGACCACGTATATCAATCACCCGCCACAGTTACTCTTTCTAAAGCATATAGCGATTTCCACTGTGAACTGAGCAGAGGTTACATGCAGATGTAGCAGATTTCGGCCATGGATAAGGGCGCCCTCTCAAGGCGTAGCCTATTACCCTGCAGAAGATACTCAGAATCTGGAAATCACGGTACCCTCTTCAACAAAAggtaaaaattgtaattttacagTCTTGACTTTTTTAGGTATGATTGGTCGAAGGTGTGATTCCCATCCATTACGCGTCAGGAAAATGATCTTAAACTTAAACTGATACAGTATATATTTGCCAGGCAGCTCACTCGTGTCAAGGTGAATTTGGTCATTGCACTCGGCGATGGCGGTGTTTTGTTTCAATCTCGTTTATGCAAAGAAGCCGCGCCTGTCCTTTGATCGATAAAATTGcttcaaatttgcatacttgaCGGAGCTACTTTCCTAACCTAGCATGATTTAGGGACTTgatagaaattacagggggtgggcggTGATTTTTTGTGTCGGGTCGCTATTTTTCGAGCAAGTATTTTTTAAAGTGTCATGAAATTTCTCGCATGCCTTTGGGAATGGTCATCATTTTTTGCGCAACAATAGCAACTATAAGAAGCAAGAAGTGGCTGATAAAGTccttccaaaaatatcaaatcataatacactGGAATCTATTGGGCAAATTATTAACAATTTCTCCCTACAAAGCAAACTATATGTGTACATTTTAAGTATGCttcataatttatgtaaatatactTTGCTCGAAGTGGAAGGTAAAAACTACATGtttttacaagaaatttgattttggattccgtaaaaaatgttgatttactatactCACTGTTgagtatgagaaaactatggaCATTTTtatccaatataaaactagcaatagacatttgataattgatataaatgtacttggtaCGAATAGGGTGCTTAAAAGTACATTTGGGTACAATAAATTTgagttttgaatttcaccaaaacttTTGATGCGCTATACGATGCCTATGAGAAAAGTATTAATAATTTTTActaatacaaaactagcaatatatgtgcattaatagacgtttgataattgatattacTTGATGATACTaagtgtgtgcaagaaatttgattttggaatttcatcgaaatgttcattcactatacatgttagTCCATAAGGAAGCTATGAATAAgtcttttcaatacaaaactagctaaatctgtgctttcaTTAATGTATGACAATTGATATGAAATGTAAGTGATAAGAATGAGGTGTTTGAAAGAGCAAATGTGAACAATAAACATGATATTGAATTTCACCGAGGCTTAAAAAGTACAAAGTTAGTATTCTTTGAGAGTTCAAAGAAATTATATCTCAATGAAGATATTATTGACACGTACTGTGACACGCAGGGCggagggtcactgttttttgtgcatgaaagttggggagggtcacaatttctcttgcaaatgtttttgaagggtcactgtTTTACGCGCAccgtcattttgaaatttaaaaacaccggccctccacgccctgtaatttctgtcaagTCCCTCAGCTTGGACGAAATAGCAGCACGAATCGATGCATTAGATTTGTTattaaaacaaaacacagaCATTTTATTCCAAATGTAGAAAAATTTTTCCTTCATTTGGTAcagaaacatgtcagaaatatgaaatagacattgaacagaaaaaatattgggattctatggctgtaacagtcatattctggagggtactgcaaaatcacagtaatgCAGACTcatatgggtttttgttaaatctgtcttcctcTAACTCATCTGCtgagtttatttttttacataaccTAGTTTGTTTGAATCAttaaaaaggtaatttactagttttcaaaatgacatactgaaatatgcaatatcttgtatagttttcagggaatatgaccaaaacttaccccatacccaaagtttacacagcaaattacagcgCATCTCTGTATACCAGCGAGATTATgttcaacaacaagctcagcagacgacttataagaagacagatttaaccaAAACACATGCGAGTCAGGAATGGCGCCGGTCAGGCGGACATAAAATCTGAGAAATTGACTAGTCCCTGTCAATTTTCTACTTTTCTTGATAATTGAGAGAAGAGGACCGTTCCATGGGAAGGTAATTTATACACATTGATTTAAAGTCCAATAATTGTTCTCCAGACATATTTATGATATATTTTCCcaaagttttgtttgtttaacttttttttaaGTTTGAGGTCACTATGGTTTTATCAATCATTTTTGTAGGAAATATTGTGTTTTTATATGTCTTCTGTCAAAAATGAACGCTTTTGACATCCCCCTCCCATGAAGAGACAtactttcataaattttatgCCTTGAACTTTTCCAAGTTGAAAAATTACTCAAACTTCAAATTAATTGTACTCCGTGACTGCACTATGATTTTGTACGCGGGGCCGAGGGATATGAAGGGACGAAAGggtaggtaatttgcataacaattccTAATAAAGAAAACTACCAACCACTATTTTGGAACCCCATTAATCTAACTCTAaccaacacaaacaaacaaaaacacacgaaaacaactactattcaaatattgcgaacatttttcatttgcatGGTAGCCTGGACGACGTCCCCCGTTCATTATGACTTTTGATGAATTATGACAAAGCTATACTGGAGCAGGTAACAAGAGACCATTAATTTAATGTGATTCTGGTTTATAGGAATACCAAATAATAACCACATGTTCTTGTCCAGTTGCAGTTGCGTGTTGCTTTTCAATAagaaaacacaaacattcatGCTCAAGCTAAATATGGTATCTCATTGAGATGAAATGACCTGTGAAACTGTGTAAGAATTAAAGAATATGTAATTTATTGAATCTCTCAGATTTCTGTCACCACAGTGTCAAAACTCAGTACAATCAGTGGTTAAATTGTTTTATGCACGAAAGTCTCTTCAGGTTATTGTGTGAGCCCAATCAGCTGCAAGTCACTGTAGTCTATGCGtggaattcaaaatattttcattatctcCCATCTTTTGTATGTGCTTTATATCACACACTTGGCATATTTGCATGAGGATAGCCCATATTTTGCAATCCTACCTATTTAGACTTTCATGAGTTGTCTCAGTCAGTGCTCAACAACATTTATTATACTCGCTTGTCATCAGCTatcttttgtttgaaaatgacaaatgctAACTGTGCCACTGTAATGGGATTTAAATGCTTGTATGTCCACCACTGACTTGTTATACCACACAAGCTAAATTTTTAAAACTCTCACCATGCTTGGTTGAACATACATTGTTGCATCAAGTTGGGTCACATGCAAcattttgtaatgaaatcttAAATTGGCCGTGCCTTTCATGTAGACAAGGATAGAAGCTTGTCTGGAGGTACAATCAAAATCCTCTGTATGCGTTTAGAAAAGGGGCAGTTTTGACacttttgcatttatgtacCAGCCATTTTTTTGCACTGAGTCCTTGGTACAAGTATTCCAAGTTTTCTAGTAATCACAAGAAGGTCAACAAGAGCAACGTTGTCCCTTCAACCAAACGTGTTTAGTCTTTTGTGGTGATACTAAGAGGTGAGGATATTACACTCATCCACCAAATAGGTAATCCTTATTACACCAAGGGTATATGAGAGAAGGTCCCAGTCATTTGCCTGGGACCTCCCTAAAATCTGTTTATCCACTGTTATCAACTGATGAGTAAGTAATGATAAATGCTAAAATGGTGTGATATaatcataacatttttattactacccttttcagtaatagagcgcgaagctactgcagtgaactgcaataaaatgctcacattaattagtttcagctgtagccagctggcaaag
This DNA window, taken from Ptychodera flava strain L36383 chromosome 4, AS_Pfla_20210202, whole genome shotgun sequence, encodes the following:
- the LOC139132102 gene encoding sulfotransferase 1B1-like, which gives rise to MATAADHFTVDGYAFLRLFDKKKLESRAADKFQFRPNDVVVASFPKSGTTWLIEILKAMYGDWGLLKVGHSESAIFLEEQTLYSSYLGKIRQHVVETINIDDLPSPRLIYTHLPATIFPCQALKDKGVKLIYICRNPKDVVVSQYYFWKAFIKGAYSTGSWEQTLQSFQESRLQLTPWVRHVGDWYQKGIKDNVLHVTYEEMKEDLPRVVDKIAEFLQRPVTKEDIERVVTTTAVDAMRNKLSNLAFVDEGMVSEGENPFVRKGTVGDWKNHFTVAQSERFDAIIGEKVKSVNRNIPYQ